The following coding sequences are from one Salvia hispanica cultivar TCC Black 2014 chromosome 3, UniMelb_Shisp_WGS_1.0, whole genome shotgun sequence window:
- the LOC125209074 gene encoding cytochrome P450 89A2-like, whose product MANLVKHLEIQEKLYQEIIGMVEGDVVEDEDMQKLSYLKAVVLEALRQHTPTHFVLAHRLKEEVDLDGYRIPKDAYVNFMVADMNWDPEVWEEPMEFRPETFVEACTKVDLSDADDLYVIC is encoded by the coding sequence ATGGCGAATTTAGTAAAGCACCTAGAAATTCAGGAGAAACTGTACCAGGAGATCATCGGCATGGTGGAGGGCGACGTGGTGGAGGATGAGGATATGCAAAAGCTGTCGTATCTGAAGGCGGTGGTGCTGGAGGCGCTGCGGCAGCATACACCGACTCACTTTGTGTTGGCGCACAGGTTGAAGGAGGAGGTAGATCTGGACGGTTACCGAATCCCTAAGGATGCCTACGTGAATTTCATGGTGGCGGACATGAATTGGGATCCGGAGGTGTGGGAGGAGCCGATGGAGTTCAGGCCGGAGACGTTCGTGGAGGCGTGCACGAAGGTAGATCTTTCCGACGCCGACGATTTGTATGTGATTTGCTAG